Below is a window of Numida meleagris isolate 19003 breed g44 Domestic line unplaced genomic scaffold, NumMel1.0 unplaced_Scaffold1670, whole genome shotgun sequence DNA.
ACCCCCCAGGGATCCCATAAAGACCCCCCAGGGATCCCATAAagaccccacagaccccatagGGGTCTCACAGGCCCCTCAAGAACCTTCAAGACTCCATAAGGAGCTCAGCGACCCCACAAGGCCCCGCAAAGCCCTCAAGAACCCTACAAGGACCTTCAGGATCCCATAGATTCCCCCCCCTGGGCTACAGAGTGACCACGGGGGGGAATCCCAGCACCTCCAGGACCCCATAGAGAGCTCCAAGGCCCCATAAGGACCACAAGGACCCCACAGGGATCCCATAAAGACCCACAGGGATCCCATAAAGACCCCCCAGGGATCCCATAAAGACCCCCCAGGGATCCCATAAagaccccacagaccccatagGGGTCTCACAGGCCCCTCAAGAACCTTCAAGACCCCGTAAGGAGCTCAGCGACCCCACAAGGCCCTCAAGAACCCTACAAGGACCTTCAGGATCCCATAGATTCCCCCCCCTTGGGCCCCCCTCTCGCCCCACACCTGCAATGAGCTGCCGCAGCGCCGCGTAGCGTCGGTTCCTCAGTCGGGTTCGGGCTCCGGGCCGTCGGGGCCATCGGGTCGCCCCGTTTTCGGGGTTCTGTTGCCTCCGACCCCGCACCTGGCGGCAGTAGAAAGCGACCTCGTAGCGGGGGGGGAGGTGGACGAAGCAGGGCAGGTGCTCGGCCCCCAGGGCCCCGTGGAAGCGCTCGAGGAAGACGAGGGGTTTGCGGAGGAAGAGGGCCCGCAGCTCGCGATGCCGCTCGGCCGCCGTCAGCTCGGGGTCCCCCTGTTGTTGGCTGCGGACGCGGACGGGGCTGGCGGCCACGGCGGCCAGCATGGCTTCCACCGCGGGGGACAGGGGGGTGTCCTCGGCTTCGGGGCGCTCCCCGTGGGGCGCGGGGTTGGGTACCGGCACGGGGAGCTCGCCGTGGGTGGCGGGGTCCCGGTCTTCTTCCATGGGGGGTGTGGGGTCCCACTCTGCAGAGCGGAGCTGCTCGGGGTCTGGTTCCACTGCGGGGGCTTTGTTTGTGGGCACCGGGTCCCACGCCGCCGCTCGGGGGCCCCGATTTGAAGCCACGGGGGTCGGCTTGGGGTCAGGGGCCGGCGTGGGGTCTCCGCTGGAGGACGTCGGGTCCCTCTTCATTTCGGGGTCCCCATTGGAGGACACAGGGATCCACCTGGGCGCTCCGGGGGGGGGTTCCACCGTGGGCTCCTCAGCGGGAGACGCTGTGTGGTCCCGTTCTTCCATGGGGCGCTCCTCGGGGGACGCTTTGGGGTCCCGCTCCGCCACGGGGGCTCGAATTGAGGAGGGGGGGGGCTCCTCTGCCGCCGTGGGGTTTGAGGAGATGGGGATCCATCTGGGCACGGCGGGGCCCTGTCCCGAAGCCATGGGGCTGAGCTCCACCACCGCTCCGGGGTCTTCCTTCCTCACTTCGGGGTCCCGGTTGGAGGCCTTGGGGTCCCCCCCTTTGGCGCTTTGAGGCCCCACACTGCGGTGCTGTCCCACTTGGGGGGCTCTGGTGCCACTTGGGGGTCACGCCGCGGCCTCCACAGCGcctggaggggggggggggcacagcgtCACGGAGGCCCACGCTCCGATCTGCAGAGCCCTCCAAGACCCCAAACAGGGGC
It encodes the following:
- the LOC110390668 gene encoding vegetative cell wall protein gp1-like, whose product is MASGQGPAVPRWIPISSNPTAAEEPPPSSIRAPVAERDPKASPEERPMEERDHTASPAEEPTVEPPPGAPRWIPVSSNGDPEMKRDPTSSSGDPTPAPDPKPTPVASNRGPRAAAWDPVPTNKAPAVEPDPEQLRSAEWDPTPPMEEDRDPATHGELPVPVPNPAPHGERPEAEDTPLSPAVEAMLAAVAASPVRVRSQQQGDPELTAAERHRELRALFLRKPLVFLERFHGALGAEHLPCFVHLPPRYEVAFYCRQVRGRRQQNPENGATRWPRRPGARTRLRNRRYAALRQLIAGVGREGGPRGGNLWDPEGPCRVLEGLVGSLSSLRGLEGS